The DNA segment caTCTCATAAACGTAttcattaacaaatttaaataaagtattgtCACATTAGGAACATTTAggttttatttcaataaacaGCTAGAGtgacaaaatataaaaaaattaaaaaatgttatgttaaaatgcttatataattttgaaaaacattaatatgGGTATCCtccataaattaaagttaaacgTTTTAGTAGATTTCCTTATTCATTTAAGGGTGATAAAATACAATCCAtataatgttgttgttttcagaATACGTAATATATTCTGAGTGCCGCTTTAAACAACgtaagatacaaaaaaaacgcTAGAGTGCCATCACTAATCACGACCTTATCGATAGTTGAACCGCCATTATCGATAAATAATTCTGAGTAGCCGAAGGGAAAACAACACAAGGGCATTAAATCCTCGAAACACAGAATTgtacctgttttttttttctttcctgtttcttttctgccaaaaatatatacctTTTTTTCGAGGAAAATATTAGAAGTCAGTAAATATTACGCCGACCCTGCAAAACATCGGCCTTGTCTATCGCACACAGATCGCTCGTCACTAGCTGCCAAAAAgataatttcataaaattgCGTTGTATATGGGCTGCTAAAATTCGCAAATCCCAAAtagcaataaagtttttggTGCAAGGACTCTAGTGAAAGAACCACAAGAAGCTGCTTAAAGAGTTGGCTGCACTTTGTGCGGGCTGCAAAAAGTGCGCAAAAATACAAAGATtttgcaacaacaaaacagcGAAAAACGTGTGTGTGCGCGTGCTAAAGTAagcatttttcttaatttcggAGTAAAAACCGCCGGATCAGTATGCCTAAGcgtggaggcggaggaggaggtggtggcagcggcggcggcggtggccagCGGTACAACAACAACGTCGGCaatggcggcggtggcggcggacGTTTCTGCGCTCTGGATGATTATGATGGTCAGTAGACAATAACCACTTGTGGTACACAtattttaaccattttatatGCCCAACAGAAGTGGAGGACCGCCAGCGGCGTAAGGATCGAAACAAACGACGCGTCAGCTTCAAGCCTTCCCAGTTTCCACACAACAAGAAGGATATTAAGCTGCGCCCCGAGGATTTGCGGCGCTGGGACGAGGATGACGATATGAGCGACATGACCACAACCGTCAAGGTGGATATCATTTCCTAATCTTTTGTATTCTCACCAACAATAATTCCTAACCTTGTGGTCTTTGAATTGCAGCAGGATCGGCCCAGCTCCCGCAGACGAGGATCCCCAATTCCGCGCGGCAAGTTCGGCAAGCTGATGCCCAACAGCTTTGGCTGGTACCAAGTCACGGTGAGTTCACTTGCTATGCCACAAAGGCCGATTCATATAGATACCATAAAACTATACCATACCATATATATGATAGTGGGCAAAGAACTATTACTGGCCTCCAAGAAAGTCATGTGAATCGCCTGATTTATTGAGTTATTTAAAACCCCCAGGGTTGATtcttgcaaaaataaaacgtttCAGTTTAGCCTTagaacttaaattaaatcccCAGACTGGTCCATATGGATCCTATACCATAACATATGTATTTTTGATACTAGCCCTATAACTATAACTATAAACTCTTAGAAAGTCATGTGATTCTCCCGATTATTGGAATTGAGTTGAGTAATtcttgcaaaaacaaaaggtttTAGTTTAGCCTTACAACTACAATCACCAGACTGGTCCATATAGATACCAAATTTATGATAGCagatataaaactatttttggtCACCAAGAAAATCATGTGGCTTGCTAGTCgtctgttatttattttatagcatCAGCTAAAAATCCGCATAAATTGCAACTCTCTTGTAAACACAAAATGTGTTCCATTGCTGCTCCATTGACTTCCCGCCTGGCCTCGCCGTtgtgtttattaattaatttcactcGTAAAAATCGTAAAGCAAACAATCAAAAGAGGGGGAAGCTAGCTCTCGATACACAGCTAACGACAATCGCTACAACAATTACAATTGCAAGCAGGCAACGAGcgggcaaataaatatttatggatgGCTAAACTCTGTCGGCCATACAGTGCCAGCCACAAGTGGGTGTACCGATGATCTGAAAATGCACCGGAGCCGAGCCCTCAGTGGGATGACGCTGCCTGAAATGGATTCCAAGGGCCTTGGGTCGGTCTGCGGTTGTGTTGTCCTTCATCGCCCTGTCACCATACCGCTTTCCAGCCACACGTGGTGCAACACAACGGGCCGCTATCTCTCGACGGGGTCATAAACGCCGTAAATGCCCAATGATGGCGATGGCTCACCAAAACACAGAGCTTGTGTGGTTCCATTTGGGCCTTTAATTCATCGACGGCCGGCAGACGGTGAAGACGTGTGTGTTCCGACGCCCAAAAGCAGCACATTCGCTGAATCTCAAGAGGCCCGATTAGGGCAACTTATCAGTCTCAGCCGGAGCGATTAGATGTGCGATAAGGGATTGCCGGCGAAACTAGCCTAGCACCTAAACCACCACCTTCACCTGTCATTCGCAATGGCCACCTTGGGCGCCTGGGACTACACCATCCTGGCGGTGGTGCTGGTCATCTCTGTGGCCATTGGCATATATTACCGCTTCGTGGGTGGCAGGCAGAGCACCACTACCGAATACCTGCTGGCGGATCGCTCCATGGGCGTAACTCCGGTGGCCTTCAGCCTGATGGCCAGCTTCATGTCGGCCATCACCATACTGGGCGTATCCATGGAGAACTACCAGTACGGCACCATGTTCGTGGTGATCAACCTGTCGTATGTGTTGTCCACGCCAGTGGCCGCCTATCTCATCATTCCGGTCTTCTACCGCCTGAAGACGGCCAGCGTGTACGAGTATCTGGAGCTGCGCTTCGGCTATGCCACCCGACTGGCCGCCTCGCTCAGTTTCACGCTGCAGATGGTCCTCTACATGGGCATTGTGGTCTACGCCCCGGCCTTGGCCCTGGAGGCTGTGACCGGACTGAACCAGGTCTTCTCCATTGTAATCGTTGGCGTCGTGTGCACCTTCTATGCAACGCTCGGCGGGATGAAGGCCGTACTCATCACGGATATCTACCAGTCGCTACTCATGTTCGCCTCTGTATTCTGCGTGATCATCTGCGCCTGGGTGAAGGCCGGCAGCTTGGAGGAGATATGGCGTGTGGCACAGGAGAACGGCCGCATCGATTTCAGCAACTTCAGTGTGGATCCCACGGAGCGACACACGTGGTTCACCCAGATCCTGGGCGGAAGTGCCACCTACCTGGCCATCTATGGGGTGAACCAAGCGCAAGTTCAGCGCCTGATGTCGGTGCGAAGTTTGAGTGCTGCTCGAGCGGCCCTGTGGTGGTGCCTGCCCATCCTGTGCCTGCTGAGCGTGAGCACCTGCTTCTCGGGGCTGTGCATCTACTGGTACTACCGCGACTGCGATCCGGTTCTGGAGGGACGGGTCAACTCACGCGACCAGGTGATGCCGCTCTTTGTCGTGGACACGATGTCACAGTACACCGGCCTCGCCGGGCTCTTTGTGTCGGGGATCTTCTGCGCCAGTCTCTCCACGATTAGCTCGATAATTAGCTCATTGGCGGCCGTCACTTTGGAGGATTACCTCAAGCCTTTGGTTAGCTGCTGCGCCAAACGGACGCTCACCGATCGCCAGACGTTGTGGTATTCCAAGTTGCTGTCGCTATTCTTCGGTGCCCTGTGCATCGGCATGGCCTTCATGGCGGGATCCATTGGAGGACTTCTGCAGGCGGCACTCTCAATTTTCGGCATCATCGGCGGCCCGCTGCTGGGACTCTTCACGCTGGGCATGTACGTGACCAGGGCCAACGAAAAGGGAGCCATCGGAGGGCTGCTCATCTCGCTGGCGTTCTGCCTGTGGATCGGTTTTGGGCAGCCAAAACCTCCGCTAGTTAGCTTGGACATGTCCACGGCCCACTGTCCCGTGAATAGAAGCTATAACGGGGATATTTTCGTAAAAGCTGCGAATGCCGAGGAGCCTAAGGATGGAGGCgatcatttcttttatttgtacaGGATCAGCTACATGTGGTACGCTGCCCTGGGCTTTCTGATTGCCTTCTTCGGCGGATGGCTATTGTCCTGGCTGTTTGCCCTCCTTAACTGGGATAACAATCATCGCATCTACCAGGATGCAGACTGTAAGCTTATTAAGCACGATCTCTTTGTGCCGCCGCTGGCCAAACGTCTGCAACGGCGACAGATGCCACTGCTGGTGGTCACCGGCACCAGCTCGGAGATTGGGGGCATCCCGGCGGAGACGGTGGAGACAGCACCACCGCCGACGCGTCTGGACGAGATCGAGTGGGAGAAACACAAGGCTGTGGCGTAGCTCAACAAACATTTAGTTGCAGAGTTAGTTTTATATTGGGACACCACATCAAATAGCTGACTTAAGAATAAGAACAAATCACAAATCAAATAGGAACAAACttggctgtttttttttttttttttttttaaatggttaagTTTAATAGCAGCACATTATCATTGCAGATGTTTTACAAACTAATTgtcatacaaaaaaaattgaacaaagcATGTTATATAGATGCCGTTTGCGAGGGTTATCCAATCTTCTCCTGCCAAAGAGTGTACTAGCCTTTTTCTCTTGTCACATTTAATTAACCGACCTTTGGCTTTAATAAACGGGCTACTACGCTAACGCATTAAGCGATTAAACTGAATGAGCATCGATGGCTTGATCGGGCTGCTTGTCCGGTCCGTTGGCCTCGTAGACATTGCGATTCTGGTTCAGATGCCAGAGGGCCAGGAGTCTGAGTAGTTCGTTATAGCTGAGTATGTGCAACGGCCGGTCATCGGTTGACTTCACTCCGGCCTCCTCCAATTCCTCCAAGAGTGCGATAGCGTGTTCCGGATCCTCCTCGACACTGTGCTCACCATTTGGCGCAATTCTACCCACGAATTCCGACTCGACCTCGCTCTTCGCCATGCGCGGCTGTTGGTGACCCATTTGATGACCCAGTTGATGGTCCAGCTCCCTTAGCTCATTTTCGGGGGTCATGGGCAGGGAGTGGGACGGGCAAACGAGGCCGAGGATCACCAGAAACAGGACGTTACCCGGAATGAGATTCATGTTGTGCGACCGACTGCGAGTAGCTTTGCTTTGGCACTGCCGCCTCGTCAGTCGTCTGCCGTCGATCGTGGCCTGGACTTGGGGTGCGCTCCAATTTCTATCCGCCTTCCAACCCGCTCGCTCCCTCGGTTCCCTATCGCTCGTTCGAACGCCCCGTGTGGCAGTGCTGCCGGATGAGCCATTCTTTTTCGAAAATTctaactttttataaaattaattaatgaaaattttaaagaactcATAAccaaagttatgcaattaagGGCCTGTTTCTTCGTAAAATAAATACTCAATTTTTAATCGAAACTTGATCTCTAGTTGGAACTTACACTTGCtgcaaatataaaagtttttatttgtaaattttcggtatttaaattttaaagaattttaaaccATTACAGCTTATAATACAAGATAAGTTCTAGGTGAAACGTAAAATATAtggttaattttaaataaaaaatttcacaaattgtatttaaaatatacattttaaaaaatttaattaatttttctaaaaatccaATAACTACTGCTTAAATATTAGATTaccattaaacaaaaaataaaatataaaaaattacgAGAGATCTCTTAGAATGGTCTTTAATGTTCggatataaaatacaaaaaattgtgttgtatgttaaaaatattcaaaaacaattttgttttttaaaaagatatttcGCAAAGATTttagaataatattttttttgtaattggtaaataattataacacctacctaaactttaaaaattgaaaaatttatttttttaagcaaaaattcGTTTCCAAAagagttgttttttaattacatttttagtgTAATggtaatttattaattacatgttatgttaaatattatttggtgTTGTTTAAGATTATTTGCTTAAACAATAGATGTCTGAAGGCAGATTGATTCAATTTTGTATCTACAATTTTGTTCGCTAGAAATGACAATTTTTATCAAAGGCGCAACACTGTCATTGGGGCTTGCTTTTGATTGAAAAGTCAGTGTAGGGTcggttaaattattttatctgCATATATGGCGCATACATCGACCCCTCGTTCAGTCTTGTACATATGTTCTTTAATTGCCATTGCCTGTGCCTTCGTTTGATTTCGCTTTGTATTTTGTGTTGCGTTTTTGTCCGCCTCCAATTCAATTTATCTGCGCAGTTTGTGCTACGCGCTGTCTTCTATTTTCTGCatatatataacaattatCTATTGTTATTCGCTCTCACTCACTGGCCAACAAGACAACCAATTGAACGAGCCGTTGTAATCGTGAATAACTTTCAATAATTGCAGTAGATATAGGTTAACCATTCCATTTGCTTAATAGAATGACGCCCCCGCGTAAATCAGTCAGTTTAATCGGTCAAAATATTGGAAATTAAGTGATCGTTAACTTATACTTATTAGCAATAGctcttgtgtttttttcatgttttagttttataccAAAGTCACATTGAGAGTCATAGGTAGATGGATAGGTTGCAAACGTCGTATTCCAAAAAATGTACTATACAAATATACTATTGCttgtatattaatatatagagtgtttataaaaaactccaaaacttttttcattatcaaatttatacatacatatctcTAAAGAAAATTAAGTCATTCAACTTATAAACGTGATaatcgcaaaaaaaattaataaaacggTTTGACAGTAATTTAATAAGGCGTAATAAAAAACGTTGtaccattttaaaaacaataaaatatagagACATTTACTCATTagttatatacatatatgtacattagGGCGGATTAAATTTATGTGAACATTTGAAGGTCCTATTCATACTCGCGCATTACTTACTTACTGTTGcctttaatataaacaaacagtGTATTTgtataacaaattattaaaattaaaattacaattatttgcCTCCGAACTCATAAGGTACAAATGGGTTAATactgtattttaaattgatatcaACAACGCTTTCGTTTAATTACTTTTCGCAGCGTTTATTTTGCCTGCCTTCAGGCGTTGAGAAAAAGCTTTTTCACATAAGTTTTTGCAAAGCTttacttggttttttttattgttgtgtACTGCACGCCGCATCAAtgtcaacaaatattttgttttttttttttattattattattaaattgcgCTATTATGTATTATTTGTACGATTTGACAAATACACCCAACAACGTTCTTGAGTGACAACAGAACAACTCGAGATTGCCGAGTGGCATGTAACGACCTGGCCAACCTGGCCAACTATTGATAATTGCAAATTGAGTATCGCAATTGTCAGTCTTATTTGCATTTGCTATTGCTTAATGGATTCACAGCTGGCATGCGACCACTTTGGATCGAGCAGAATATGCTGTATTAGAACTACGAGTACGTGTGAATGGAATGGCTGAAAACATTCCAAGACATGCATGGATAGAATGACTGAtcgttgttatttttttttattagtggCTTGCTGACGGCAAACACGTGCCCAGCCGGTTACTCATTCTGGCCGAGAACAAAAACAGAACCTCTGATAACCATGGTTGTGGGCCAACGAGAACTTACTACTGACTCACTGAATTGGCCAGGCTATGGGGGGTAAAAACACCAAATTACCGACGATACCCAAATCCAACACACCACTTTTGGCTTCGTTGTGTATTGTGTATTGTGGGTTGTGggttgtgtgttgtgtgttgtgcATCGCCTGATGTCATCGGCCAGTAATGCGTTGGATCGTTTCTCTTATCTCGTCAATTGAACTGGCAGATTCCCCGGTTCCGCCCCACCCCCGAAGTCTCACCTCCCCAATCTGTTATCCCACATGTGTACAGTAGATACCGCTTAAGTGAATATTCCCGAGTGCCGctaaaaagttatttgttCAGAACTCCTATTAATCCCTTTTTTAAGTTGTTATTTATAACTACTTTTAGTAAATCAATATAATATTTAccaagtttaaataaaaaaaaaatgagatgATATGaagttaattattattttgatttagctTATCGTTAACAACAACATATCATAATAATTACTCAAAATAGTTTGTTTTacgttaaaaatataaaaacattggtGGGACAGCAGTGGGATTTGAACATAGACTTGCACTAACAGCATaactataatatatatatatatatacaaacattgtagccattaaaaaaacaattgttaaaaaaacaatttaactttttttttttttataaaaaatcacACATAGGGAACTCAAACTACAtatccaattaaaattaaaaacgaaagcAAAACTCTCTAAATTTCACACTAACACGAAATTagtaaagtttatttaatgaatCACAAAACATCCACTCAGCTcacgaaaagaaaaaataaaaaagtcaatagaaaataaaaacctaaGAAACTGCGTTCTTAAAGTACATTTTTCTTGTGGTTTTATATGTATACAGTTTGTAAATTTCCGCTGGTTATATGTATTTCAATAAACATTAGTCAGTAGAAAAGAATAATAGATGATGTTCTGCATCGAAACCACTTTATAATGACATTGACTGCACTTGATTTGCTTGAGAACccctagttttttttttttttgccggcACCGTGAAgctgttttcaatatttagccattcaacaatttattacGAAATTGGAATTCAGGCGCATAACAATTAATAATTACTCGTTAACAGCTTAACTTGatttatattcatattcaCATTGTCCGTATGTACATtgctgtatatatatataaatatatatatatatttatattcacacactctcactcacacacatggCATTGAAAACGTTTCAacaaaagtgtaaaaaaaaatggattttatatattaaataatggTGGAACGGTGGCTAATCCTCCTGTTCGGCGTTGGTGGTGGTCACCGTCTTCTCCTGCCGCGTGGTGCTGGTTGTGGTGCGGGTTAACGTGAAGACACCGGTGCTACCCACCTCATCCAGCGGCTGGGCAATGATGGTCGATGTGGTGCTCTAAAAATCGccaatttaattacattactCTCTTTTGGGCCATTAAAACGGATCCAGTTTGTGTGCAGATCTTACGCCATTTTTGGTCTCGTCGGGACTCCAGGAGCGCTTATCGTCCAAATCCTTTGAGCAACAGCCTCccatgtttaatttttgcctctggaaatatttattgtatttaacttggggggggggggggggtcgTATGCCTCCTTTTTTCGAATGCCTCTCgtggctatatatatatatatatatatatatatatatttatatatatctctGTACAGGCAGGGACCTCTTATTTGTTGCTGCTTCAACGTCGCTCGTCTGTCAGCGAATGCCGCTCCGTTCGCCGGTGCTCACTTGTTAGCCAACCAACAACCCAGCCCAGCCCAACCCaacccaaaccaaaccaaccCAGCACAATCCAAGCTGCACCGCCAGCTGCGACTGCGACGCCGGAGTTGTCATAGCTCCATATCAATTCTAGAAATATGTCTCAGCGTGCTCGTATTTTGTATTGTGTGtgaatacaataaataaaagtgtacCTACAACACATATCCCCGCAcaccacacaccacacaccacacacactcatCACTCTCGTTTATATTCTGTGAGCTGTATAAACAATCCACTCACATTCCACCTGCCACCCACCCACCTACCCGCCATACACACCATTCTCCCAGTTTCGGGCGGAATTGTCAGTTGCCgagaatccgaatccgaatccgaatccgaatccgatcCCCCAAATACACAGTCATCATCTTTATTTTTGAAAGCGAGCCTGACCTCGTCGGCTCAACAGCCATTTTCATTTGCCTATCGATCAGGTGCGTTGTCTTGGATTTCAGGGCTGCCATTGTTGTCTGAGGTCGATTCGGGGGCATTCCGAAGTCATTCCGAAGGCACAAAGGATGGCCAAACATTGCCAATAGATTTGAAAAAATAGggatataatataaatacattgaTTATTATTACCGCTGTGCGTTAAATATAAACGTTCCTGTTAATACAATACAATTAAATACGTTGTTAGGCCAAAAAGTATCTTATTTGTGGGCTTATGAATGTATTAAATTCACATCtataaattaagattttgTATCATATTAAGGTATAATTAAAGgtttatgtaaaaataatttcaacaagatttcattgaaataaaattaccaAACGAACAGTTCTGTTGCCTATTGATGTACTAACCTACGTATTGACTTGAGAAAATACCTAAAAAGCTTAAGAATTGCCACGTTAAAATAACTAGAGattgttcaaaatattataacaatattttccagtatttaatgtgaaaataagaaattaatcaaatggCGTCATTAATAAACCATTAGTTTGGTCTTCTAATTAAGGATTTTGGACAGAATCCCAGACTAATCCAGAAAAAGTACACAGATTATGGTTATAACCCTAGactgtatttatttatggaaTATATGACGAAGAAGTTGTAAAGAAAAGTGGTGGTAAATTGATAAAACACTAcaatttgtcatttttaaattcgataTCAAGGGGGCTTAAGTTTTATTGACAATAGTtaaggaaaaaaacaaacaaaaaccaaaggGGGGTGATGGTGGAGACAAGGgagacaaaaatatattataataataacagcTAATGCgcgtaataaataaatttatcgcaTTAATGCGCAATGAATGAGTGTGCTAGATGTGCGGCTGTTCGCAGACTTATCTGGCTGTGATACCGATGATATGAATAGGGTCGAGTGGCGAATGGAGGAATGGAGGGGAATGGGAGCTGTAAGCACGGCGATCATTCACACGATCATTATTCGCCTGCGTCGGTGAATATGGCCCCCATCTTTGTGCCCGACTGTACCCGAAGTGATCCCATAAATTGAATTACCACTGATTCCACTGATTCTTTGTATACACTTAACTGCTCTGCTATATGTGGTATGCTGAATGTAGTATACTACATACGTCTGCCTGCAGTCCGATTAGATACCATTGGCCAGTAATAATAGCCAAGTGACCGATATTGGTATCAGCTTTCCCGATGTTTGACCTTCGCATTGGCAGCGGCGGAAGTGGCAAAGGGAGTTGGAGTTTTTGGTTCCAGCAGCTCTGCTTTGTTGTTTGCCTTTCACCACTCACCATATCCGGATAAGTGCTCGTAATTAAATCACTGACAGTTTGTGTGATAAGACTGCTTCGCCCGAAAATGTAATTAGGTGACGACGAGTCCCAGTTTCACAGACTCGGATATGAATGGCATGCAAATCGGCGAGCGTTCCACTAATTCTCATATCGTAATTAGGTGCTATGTGATGAGTGAACAGAACGAATTAACGATGGTCATAATTATCGAATGACGTTGGTTATTAAAGTCATGTTTTTCCAAACaggtttattattattcgaGATGGTTATCGAAAAGACGCAAGACTTACTTGCCAATAAAATTTGATCGAtgataattgttgataaaTTACCGCAaacctttcttgtttataaaaatttatcgATAGCCAATTATTGATACATTAATGCCTAATTACTATCGTATGATATAAATCTTATTAGTCTGAATCCCTGTGTTTAATTTAGGTGGCAATTAACGATGGTCATAGTTATCGAATGACGTTGGTTATTAAagtcatgtttttttttcaaataggTTTATTATGATTTGAGATGGGTATCAAAAATACGTTAGACTTACTTGCCAATACAATTTATCGTTAAATAATTATTGCACGCCTTACTtgttaatacaattttatcgATAGCCAATTACTGATAAATTATTGCCCTATATGTAGTATCGTATGATAAAAAATTGTCTTATAAACTTAATCTCtaggttcaattgaaaaaaaaaaaaacaatcattgAAGTAAGATAaagcattatataatatatggcTTACAAAAGTTCAGAAGATTTCTACTGAGTTGTTTGGGGAAAGTTTGATACCATTTCATATTTGTACAGAGTTGTACGTGCTTTTCTATGATTAGACTATGATTACAGCTATCTCTGTTTCTAACACTCCCCTTCGATGGATCATACAGAAAAAACAACACGAAATGTAGAGCAATGCTGGCAAATAGAACAGCGCCCATTCTGGGTCTGGTCATGAGCTGGCAAATGAGATAATTTAAGCCGCTGCTATCGGTGCTCTATATAATGCTAATTGCCAGACGTCTAATGACTCCCCTTTCCCTtggctttttcttctttttttttttttctactttttgCAGTTGCAAAATGCACAGATATACGAAAAGGAAACACTGCTGCGGGCCCTATTGGCAGCGATGTCGCCACATGT comes from the Drosophila gunungcola strain Sukarami chromosome X unlocalized genomic scaffold, Dgunungcola_SK_2 000046F, whole genome shotgun sequence genome and includes:
- the LOC128260975 gene encoding uncharacterized protein LOC128260975, producing MGGCCSKDLDDKRSWSPDETKNGSTTSTIIAQPLDEVGSTGVFTLTRTTTSTTRQEKTVTTTNAEQED
- the LOC128260955 gene encoding putative sodium-dependent multivitamin transporter gives rise to the protein MATLGAWDYTILAVVLVISVAIGIYYRFVGGRQSTTTEYLLADRSMGVTPVAFSLMASFMSAITILGVSMENYQYGTMFVVINLSYVLSTPVAAYLIIPVFYRLKTASVYEYLELRFGYATRLAASLSFTLQMVLYMGIVVYAPALALEAVTGLNQVFSIVIVGVVCTFYATLGGMKAVLITDIYQSLLMFASVFCVIICAWVKAGSLEEIWRVAQENGRIDFSNFSVDPTERHTWFTQILGGSATYLAIYGVNQAQVQRLMSVRSLSAARAALWWCLPILCLLSVSTCFSGLCIYWYYRDCDPVLEGRVNSRDQVMPLFVVDTMSQYTGLAGLFVSGIFCASLSTISSIISSLAAVTLEDYLKPLVSCCAKRTLTDRQTLWYSKLLSLFFGALCIGMAFMAGSIGGLLQAALSIFGIIGGPLLGLFTLGMYVTRANEKGAIGGLLISLAFCLWIGFGQPKPPLVSLDMSTAHCPVNRSYNGDIFVKAANAEEPKDGGDHFFYLYRISYMWYAALGFLIAFFGGWLLSWLFALLNWDNNHRIYQDADCKLIKHDLFVPPLAKRLQRRQMPLLVVTGTSSEIGGIPAETVETAPPPTRLDEIEWEKHKAVA
- the LOC128260973 gene encoding uncharacterized protein LOC128260973 yields the protein MNLIPGNVLFLVILGLVCPSHSLPMTPENELRELDHQLGHQMGHQQPRMAKSEVESEFVGRIAPNGEHSVEEDPEHAIALLEELEEAGVKSTDDRPLHILSYNELLRLLALWHLNQNRNVYEANGPDKQPDQAIDAHSV